In the Chroococcidiopsis sp. SAG 2025 genome, one interval contains:
- a CDS encoding DUF3102 domain-containing protein, with the protein MPVSVIDAARKEFNYTELEAEISQFVQQQTGEIQALVKRTAQDIIEIGQKLNAVKEKLKHGRFIDWIEAEFHWSYPTAARFMQVADRFGSQIYQIDKFAPSAMYELAAPSTSKQAMEEAIALAASGESITYSKAKALKKKYKVSSAKPKLEAQPTVSETDPSSHQAGSPQSLLLSSQVEIVETKPNTVARLSLNAASRKSSTSHSQPEVCWHLAKDHILYCDEPNSPALRQRLPEKLKLLLAFPPVPNWQTDIPADTRIIATRYLPKGKNSELLENTLEALLDLYTEVGETVAICYLPFPKILDVLNRFERRGILVEPDRQQVHEIVSYWKKGWKKGETKVKEVSL; encoded by the coding sequence ATGCCAGTCTCAGTAATCGACGCGGCTCGAAAAGAGTTTAATTATACAGAGCTAGAAGCAGAAATCTCTCAATTCGTGCAACAGCAAACGGGAGAAATCCAAGCCCTGGTGAAACGCACTGCCCAAGACATTATCGAAATCGGGCAGAAGCTTAATGCCGTCAAAGAGAAATTGAAGCACGGACGCTTTATTGATTGGATTGAGGCAGAATTTCATTGGAGCTATCCAACTGCGGCGAGATTCATGCAAGTTGCCGATCGCTTTGGCAGCCAAATCTATCAAATTGATAAATTTGCTCCGTCGGCAATGTACGAGCTAGCAGCGCCGTCAACTTCAAAACAAGCAATGGAAGAAGCGATCGCCCTAGCTGCATCGGGGGAAAGCATTACCTACTCGAAAGCGAAAGCACTCAAAAAAAAATACAAGGTTTCTTCGGCAAAGCCAAAGTTAGAAGCTCAACCCACCGTTAGCGAAACCGATCCAAGCAGTCATCAGGCAGGTTCGCCGCAATCACTGCTATTATCCTCACAAGTAGAAATCGTTGAAACAAAGCCTAACACTGTAGCGCGTCTATCCCTAAATGCGGCAAGTCGGAAAAGTTCAACTAGCCATAGCCAGCCGGAAGTTTGCTGGCACTTAGCTAAAGATCACATTTTATATTGCGACGAGCCAAATTCTCCTGCACTCCGTCAACGGCTACCAGAAAAGCTAAAACTTCTGCTTGCTTTTCCACCAGTTCCCAATTGGCAGACAGATATTCCTGCAGATACACGGATCATTGCCACGCGATATTTACCTAAAGGTAAGAATTCCGAACTACTAGAAAACACTTTAGAAGCATTGCTCGATCTCTACACGGAAGTGGGAGAGACAGTAGCAATTTGTTATTTGCCTTTTCCTAAAATCTTAGATGTTTTGAATCGATTTGAACGGCGGGGAATCTTGGTAGAGCCAGATCGCCAGCAAGTACATGAGATCGTTTCCTACTGGAAGAAAGGCTGGAAGAAAGGTGAGACGAAAGTGAAAGAAGTGAGTTTGTGA